A single Halarcobacter anaerophilus DNA region contains:
- a CDS encoding DUF3737 family protein encodes MKNHYIDKRYEYIKKQKFEGERPLFKSSFLHLDDCEFISGESAVKIGNNINAKNCKFSSKYLFWHNKNLNIKDSFFYDGARASIWYTNKVVLENCKVDSPKIFRDAKNITIQNTAFNTNETLWDCEDIKIKDVQFKGDYLLFHSSNIDIENFTLDGNYSFQHTKNMKLKNIEIKSKDAFWNSENVTVYDSVINGEYLGWYSKNLKFVNCKIAGTQPLCYAKNLILENCEMLNTDLAFEYSTLNAQVTTSIHSVKNPISGTIEAKEIKNLILDDEKVDLKNLKIVTQISKK; translated from the coding sequence ATGAAGAATCATTATATTGACAAAAGATATGAATATATAAAAAAACAAAAATTTGAAGGGGAAAGACCTCTATTTAAATCTTCGTTTTTACACTTAGATGATTGTGAGTTTATAAGTGGAGAGTCTGCCGTAAAAATTGGAAATAATATAAATGCAAAAAATTGTAAATTTTCCAGTAAATATCTTTTTTGGCATAATAAAAATCTAAATATCAAAGACAGTTTTTTTTATGACGGTGCTAGAGCAAGTATTTGGTATACGAACAAAGTCGTTTTAGAAAACTGTAAAGTAGATTCTCCCAAAATATTTAGAGATGCAAAAAATATTACCATACAAAATACAGCTTTTAATACAAATGAAACTTTATGGGATTGTGAAGATATAAAAATCAAAGATGTGCAGTTCAAAGGAGATTATTTGCTTTTTCACAGCAGTAATATTGATATTGAAAACTTTACTCTTGACGGAAACTACTCTTTTCAACATACAAAAAATATGAAGCTTAAAAATATAGAAATAAAATCAAAAGATGCTTTTTGGAATAGTGAAAATGTTACGGTTTACGATTCAGTAATAAACGGAGAATATTTAGGTTGGTATTCAAAAAATTTAAAATTTGTAAATTGCAAAATAGCAGGTACTCAACCTTTGTGTTATGCCAAAAATCTTATTTTGGAAAATTGCGAAATGCTTAATACGGATTTGGCGTTTGAATATTCTACTTTAAATGCTCAAGTAACAACTTCAATTCATAGCGTAAAAAATCCAATTAGCGGCACAATAGAAGCAAAAGAGATAAAAAATTTAATACTTGACGATGAAAAAGTAGATTTAAAAAATTTAAAAATAGTCACACAAATAAGTAAGAAGTAA
- a CDS encoding MarR family winged helix-turn-helix transcriptional regulator: MEKKEFKLEESFGYHFNIIFINTKRLMEIRLKSYNLTHLQFSILINLYKNNVTTQKELLKFTYGDETSITRLIDRLEKKGYLQRKKCTDDKRKKKIVLTQSGAALTEKLILCAVKVNKELTENLEEEEAEQLLRLLQKVTLSSNKA; the protein is encoded by the coding sequence ATGGAAAAAAAAGAATTTAAATTAGAAGAGTCCTTCGGATACCACTTTAACATCATATTTATTAATACGAAAAGATTGATGGAAATTAGATTAAAATCATATAATCTAACCCATTTACAGTTTAGTATTCTTATAAATTTATATAAGAATAACGTGACCACTCAAAAAGAGTTATTGAAATTTACTTACGGTGATGAAACTAGTATTACAAGATTGATTGATAGATTAGAAAAAAAAGGTTACCTTCAAAGAAAAAAATGCACCGATGATAAAAGAAAAAAGAAAATCGTACTTACTCAAAGCGGAGCAGCTTTAACGGAAAAACTTATTTTATGTGCCGTAAAAGTAAATAAAGAGCTTACGGAAAATTTGGAAGAAGAGGAAGCGGAGCAGTTGTTGAGGTTACTTCAAAAAGTTACCCTCTCTTCTAATAAAGCTTAA
- a CDS encoding AraC family transcriptional regulator, whose amino-acid sequence MENLVEKLQKDALDFIETKYTLNINGGLQTEISNLDFYFSDETTEFNAIVYEPSLCIILQGSKAVGFGNELYNYGPKEYLLSSTHVPAKVKVLEASKEKPFVSFRIKFELEDIYDVIKNIDTQKLALDSKSEKGLFFDEINEKLYDPILRLIKLLDKEQEEINYLSSLIIKEILFILINDKSGYFLNKFAMEGTVSNKIVKAISEIKDNFNEKLNVKELAKLIDMSESSLYQNFKTITSMSPIQFQKKIRLEEAKLMLLNQNIEASEVAFAVGYESPSQFSREYSRMFGMSPKAHAEFLKKEIA is encoded by the coding sequence ATGGAAAATTTAGTAGAAAAGCTTCAGAAAGACGCGTTGGATTTTATTGAAACAAAATATACATTAAATATAAACGGTGGATTACAAACTGAAATATCAAATTTAGATTTCTATTTTTCCGATGAGACTACTGAATTTAATGCAATCGTATACGAACCCTCTTTATGTATTATTTTACAAGGGAGTAAAGCCGTAGGATTTGGAAATGAACTTTACAATTACGGACCCAAAGAGTATTTATTATCTTCGACACATGTTCCTGCAAAAGTAAAAGTGCTTGAAGCAAGTAAAGAAAAACCTTTTGTCTCTTTTCGTATTAAATTTGAACTTGAAGATATTTATGATGTTATAAAAAATATTGATACTCAAAAACTGGCACTGGATTCAAAATCCGAAAAAGGTCTCTTTTTTGATGAAATAAATGAAAAACTATATGACCCTATATTAAGATTGATTAAACTTCTTGATAAAGAACAAGAGGAGATTAATTATCTTTCTAGTTTAATAATAAAAGAGATACTTTTTATTTTAATCAATGACAAAAGCGGTTACTTTCTAAATAAATTTGCAATGGAAGGTACAGTTTCAAATAAAATTGTAAAAGCCATATCTGAAATAAAAGATAATTTTAATGAAAAATTAAATGTTAAAGAGTTGGCAAAACTTATTGATATGAGTGAATCCTCTTTATATCAAAATTTTAAAACAATAACATCAATGTCTCCTATTCAATTTCAAAAAAAGATTCGTTTAGAAGAGGCTAAATTAATGCTCTTAAATCAAAATATCGAAGCTTCGGAAGTAGCTTTTGCAGTAGGATACGAAAGTCCTTCTCAATTTAGCAGAGAGTATTCAAGAATGTTCGGTATGTCGCCTAAAGCTCATGCCGAGTTTCTAAAAAAAGAGATTGCCTAA
- a CDS encoding LLM class flavin-dependent oxidoreductase, translated as MNNKKIPLSVLDLVPIGEGFTISESIKNSTKLAKAVEEFGFERYWVAEHHNFSSIASAATSVILSYIGSKTDKIRLGSGGIMLPNHSPLVIAEQFGTLESLFPNRIDLGLGRAPGTDRQTAMALRRDINNDGSDFPMMLKDLQYYFSDQADEKRIKAVPGYDLDIPLWLLGSSTFSAKLAAQEGLPFAFASHFAPDAMEDAIKIYRANFKASKQLKEPYLMICINAVCAKTKEEAEFLATTELQKFLYLYRGEDKLVPKPTENMSSLWEDWEERSIRHKTRESIWGTPETVKKSLENLIKRTDANEIMINSWIHNPEKRIKSYELISEVWF; from the coding sequence ATGAATAATAAAAAGATACCCTTATCTGTATTAGATTTAGTTCCGATAGGAGAAGGTTTTACTATCTCTGAATCTATAAAAAATAGTACGAAATTGGCTAAAGCAGTGGAAGAGTTCGGTTTTGAGCGCTATTGGGTTGCCGAACACCATAATTTCAGCAGTATTGCAAGTGCCGCTACTTCGGTTATATTAAGTTATATTGGATCAAAAACGGATAAAATCAGATTAGGTTCGGGCGGAATTATGCTTCCTAATCATTCACCTTTGGTTATTGCCGAACAATTTGGGACATTAGAATCTCTTTTTCCAAATAGAATTGATTTAGGTTTGGGAAGAGCTCCCGGGACAGATAGACAAACTGCAATGGCACTTAGAAGAGATATAAATAACGACGGTTCTGATTTTCCTATGATGCTCAAAGATTTGCAATATTATTTCTCCGACCAAGCAGATGAAAAAAGAATAAAAGCCGTTCCAGGATATGATCTTGATATACCCCTTTGGCTTTTGGGTTCTAGTACATTCAGTGCAAAATTAGCGGCACAAGAAGGCTTGCCTTTTGCTTTTGCTTCACATTTTGCTCCCGATGCAATGGAAGATGCGATAAAGATTTATCGTGCAAATTTTAAAGCTTCAAAACAGTTAAAAGAGCCATATTTGATGATTTGTATAAATGCAGTATGCGCAAAAACAAAGGAAGAAGCAGAGTTTTTAGCGACAACGGAACTTCAAAAATTTCTTTATTTATATAGAGGTGAAGATAAATTAGTGCCTAAACCTACAGAAAATATGAGTAGTTTATGGGAAGATTGGGAAGAAAGAAGTATTAGACATAAGACAAGAGAATCTATCTGGGGAACACCTGAAACTGTCAAAAAAAGCTTAGAAAATCTTATAAAAAGAACAGATGCCAATGAGATTATGATAAATTCTTGGATACATAATCCTGAAAAGAGAATAAAATCTTATGAACTTATTTCAGAAGTTTGGTTTTAA
- a CDS encoding FAD-dependent oxidoreductase: MERYSVIIIGGGVSGLSCAITLGSAETKLETISENKILVIDSGESHLKKAQLYNVAGVEEGTKGLELLNSLSKRAEAYKNVSILDDTVLSVEGEKDNFTVKTETHTFTANIVVFANGMQTIDVEGIGAPVVDHIRAPRPKMLMIENNYGVISEGKYVTGCAAGASSMFSTAAGYGAQTATDIISSWIGKYTVIHDVPKKD, from the coding sequence ATGGAAAGATATAGTGTTATTATCATCGGCGGCGGTGTTTCAGGTTTATCTTGTGCTATTACATTAGGATCTGCCGAAACAAAATTAGAAACTATCTCTGAGAATAAGATATTAGTTATCGACTCAGGAGAATCACACTTAAAAAAAGCTCAGTTATATAATGTAGCAGGAGTAGAAGAAGGAACAAAAGGTTTAGAACTTTTAAACTCTCTTTCAAAAAGAGCAGAAGCTTATAAAAATGTATCTATTTTAGATGATACCGTATTATCGGTTGAGGGAGAAAAAGATAATTTTACGGTAAAAACAGAGACTCATACATTTACTGCAAATATTGTGGTTTTTGCCAACGGTATGCAAACAATAGATGTTGAAGGTATCGGTGCACCTGTAGTAGATCATATTAGAGCACCTCGTCCGAAAATGCTTATGATTGAAAATAATTACGGCGTTATTAGTGAAGGAAAATATGTTACGGGTTGTGCAGCAGGTGCTTCATCAATGTTTTCTACGGCTGCCGGTTACGGTGCACAAACGGCTACGGATATTATCAGTTCATGGATAGGTAAATATACCGTTATTCATGATGTACCGAAAAAAGATTAA
- a CDS encoding MalY/PatB family protein — protein MKYNFDKIIDRRNTNSYKWDTTPKDVLPMWVADMDFKVATPIVDSILLRTLHGVFGYSSIPEKYYDAEINWWKNRHCFKIEKEWIEPTVGVIPSLSAIVQAFCKAGDKVLIQTPVYNYFNSSIKNNGCEIVSNELVYEGESYSINFSDFEEKVKDEKVKLFILCNPHNPVGRVWSKEELKKMGDLCIKNNVIIVSDDIHRDIVYSDFVYTPIISISKEFLENFIVCTAPSKTFNLAGLKTSNIIVANQEFKKKINRSLNINEAIEPNVFGIEALISAYTFADDWLDELLVYLEKNRDFFIEYIKKNIPELNVIKLEATYLLWIDCSKLNIKSEVLAQKIKKLGRLRIASGITYGKNGENFIRINIACPMKTLQEGVKRLHSAIDLIKANH, from the coding sequence ATGAAATATAATTTTGACAAAATTATAGATAGAAGAAATACAAACAGTTATAAATGGGATACAACTCCCAAAGATGTTTTGCCTATGTGGGTTGCGGATATGGATTTTAAAGTTGCTACTCCCATTGTAGATAGTATATTATTAAGAACTCTGCACGGAGTTTTCGGTTATAGCAGTATTCCTGAAAAATATTATGATGCAGAGATTAATTGGTGGAAAAACAGACACTGCTTTAAAATTGAAAAAGAGTGGATTGAACCTACGGTGGGAGTTATTCCCTCTTTAAGTGCAATTGTTCAAGCTTTTTGTAAAGCAGGGGATAAAGTTCTGATTCAAACGCCTGTTTATAACTATTTTAACAGTTCAATAAAAAATAACGGATGTGAAATAGTAAGCAATGAATTAGTTTATGAAGGAGAGTCATACTCGATAAATTTTTCGGATTTTGAAGAAAAAGTCAAAGATGAAAAGGTCAAACTGTTTATTTTGTGTAATCCTCATAATCCAGTAGGAAGAGTATGGAGTAAAGAAGAACTCAAAAAAATGGGAGATTTGTGTATTAAAAACAATGTTATTATCGTAAGCGATGATATACACAGAGATATCGTATACAGCGATTTTGTATATACTCCTATTATCTCTATAAGCAAAGAATTTTTAGAAAATTTTATTGTCTGTACAGCTCCTAGTAAAACTTTCAATCTTGCAGGTTTGAAAACATCAAATATAATAGTGGCAAATCAAGAGTTTAAGAAAAAAATCAATCGTTCTTTAAATATAAATGAAGCAATCGAACCAAATGTTTTCGGTATTGAAGCTTTGATAAGTGCTTATACTTTTGCAGATGATTGGTTGGATGAACTTTTAGTTTACTTAGAAAAAAACAGAGATTTTTTTATTGAATATATAAAAAAGAATATACCTGAATTAAACGTTATCAAACTAGAAGCAACATATTTGCTTTGGATTGATTGTTCTAAATTAAATATCAAATCAGAAGTATTGGCTCAAAAAATTAAAAAATTAGGGAGACTGCGTATTGCTTCGGGAATCACTTACGGTAAAAACGGAGAAAATTTTATAAGAATAAATATCGCTTGTCCTATGAAAACTTTACAAGAGGGAGTAAAAAGACTTCATAGTGCCATAGATTTGATAAAAGCAAATCATTAA
- a CDS encoding cupin domain-containing protein gives MKYTDKSEFEKVNMFGTGIPNDNYAQYFIGDSFLNFLLKPGEAPLILANVTFEPACRNNWHIHHAKTGGGQILICTAGEGWYQKEGDEPQSLKEGSVVYIPTGAKHWHGAKADSWFSHISVEVPGTETSNEWLEPVSDDYYKKLK, from the coding sequence ATGAAATATACAGATAAAAGTGAATTTGAAAAAGTAAATATGTTTGGAACAGGTATTCCTAATGATAACTATGCACAATATTTTATAGGAGATTCTTTTCTAAACTTTTTATTAAAACCAGGTGAAGCACCTCTTATTTTGGCTAATGTAACTTTTGAACCTGCATGTCGTAATAATTGGCATATTCATCATGCCAAAACAGGCGGCGGGCAAATACTTATTTGTACAGCAGGTGAAGGGTGGTATCAAAAAGAAGGCGATGAACCTCAAAGTTTAAAAGAGGGTTCTGTTGTATATATCCCCACAGGAGCAAAACATTGGCACGGGGCAAAAGCCGATAGTTGGTTTAGTCATATCTCCGTTGAAGTTCCCGGCACTGAAACAAGCAATGAATGGTTAGAACCCGTATCTGACGACTATTATAAAAAACTTAAATAA
- a CDS encoding (R)-mandelonitrile lyase, whose protein sequence is MKVFSFLSLAVVLAVTQLEASEIKQEQTVTKLENRKSIIVNKTDFKKYFTGGEVRIDPVYPKSDTKMHSGAYVTFEPGARSKWHTHPRGQHIIVTSGVGYTQTWGGKKTIIKPGDVVWCPPGVKHWHGASKDIAMTHFVITEADEKGKNVEWMEAVSDEQYNSN, encoded by the coding sequence ATGAAGGTATTTAGTTTTCTGAGTTTGGCAGTAGTATTGGCAGTTACTCAATTAGAAGCAAGTGAAATAAAACAAGAACAAACAGTAACAAAACTAGAGAATAGAAAATCAATTATAGTAAATAAAACAGACTTCAAAAAATATTTTACAGGTGGTGAAGTTAGAATAGATCCCGTATATCCTAAAAGCGATACTAAGATGCATTCAGGAGCTTATGTAACTTTTGAGCCGGGTGCCAGATCAAAATGGCATACTCATCCAAGAGGACAGCATATAATTGTTACTTCAGGAGTAGGATATACTCAAACTTGGGGCGGTAAAAAAACTATAATCAAACCAGGTGACGTAGTTTGGTGTCCGCCCGGGGTAAAACACTGGCACGGGGCATCAAAAGATATTGCAATGACACATTTTGTTATTACGGAAGCAGATGAAAAAGGTAAAAACGTAGAGTGGATGGAAGCTGTTAGTGATGAACAATATAATTCTAACTAA
- a CDS encoding Gfo/Idh/MocA family protein translates to MNKNIIKVGFIGLNPDSHWAAMAHMPALKALDKDFEVVGVANSTLQSAQKTAKAFNLPYAFETPQDLINSSEVDLVVVTVKVPYHYEFVKAALKAGKHIHCEWPLGNGLKEAAELAELAKQKGVVNSVGTQMRTAVEVKYLKKLVSEGYLGEVLSTTLVADGGNWGAETIADLAYLSDKTKGATMLTIPFGHTLAGVREVLGEISDISARMIKRRENVYITDTKKSIPNSVEDQIMVNGIFKSGAAFSAHYRGGLSKGTNFLWEINGTKGDIKVTGDIGHGQMTQLHILGAQNSDEKMKELLVPEEMYLEKPENVIPRNVFGIYSLIAKDIKEGTREAPSFQDAVSLHKLLDEIEKSSNNKK, encoded by the coding sequence ATGAATAAAAATATTATAAAAGTAGGATTTATCGGATTAAATCCAGATAGTCATTGGGCAGCTATGGCTCATATGCCTGCACTTAAAGCTCTTGATAAAGATTTTGAAGTAGTAGGTGTAGCAAATTCAACTCTGCAAAGCGCTCAAAAAACAGCAAAAGCTTTTAACCTTCCTTACGCATTTGAAACTCCCCAAGATTTAATAAATTCTTCCGAAGTTGATCTTGTAGTAGTAACGGTAAAAGTTCCTTATCATTATGAATTTGTTAAAGCCGCACTTAAAGCAGGCAAACATATACATTGCGAATGGCCTTTGGGAAATGGACTAAAAGAAGCAGCAGAATTAGCAGAATTAGCAAAACAAAAAGGTGTCGTAAATAGTGTAGGAACTCAAATGAGAACTGCAGTTGAAGTTAAATATCTAAAAAAACTTGTTTCAGAAGGTTATTTAGGAGAGGTTTTATCTACTACTTTAGTTGCAGACGGAGGAAATTGGGGAGCAGAAACTATTGCCGATCTTGCATATCTTAGTGATAAGACAAAAGGAGCTACGATGCTAACTATCCCTTTTGGGCATACTTTAGCAGGAGTAAGAGAAGTTCTAGGGGAGATTTCCGATATTTCTGCAAGAATGATAAAAAGACGAGAAAACGTATATATAACAGATACAAAAAAAAGTATCCCAAATAGTGTTGAAGATCAAATTATGGTTAACGGTATATTTAAAAGCGGTGCTGCTTTTTCTGCCCATTATAGAGGAGGATTATCGAAAGGAACAAACTTCTTATGGGAAATTAACGGAACCAAAGGTGATATAAAAGTAACAGGAGATATAGGTCACGGTCAAATGACTCAATTACATATTTTAGGAGCACAAAACAGTGATGAAAAGATGAAAGAACTTCTAGTACCGGAAGAGATGTATCTAGAAAAACCTGAAAATGTTATTCCCCGAAATGTTTTTGGAATTTATTCTTTAATTGCAAAAGATATAAAAGAAGGGACAAGAGAAGCACCGAGTTTTCAAGATGCAGTATCATTGCACAAATTGCTTGATGAAATTGAAAAATCATCAAACAATAAAAAATAG
- a CDS encoding SDR family NAD(P)-dependent oxidoreductase, with amino-acid sequence MEKKNVLITGGARGIGAAVAKEVARKGYRVFINYVNSTQVANELASDINLNGGEAHTIQTDVRDDAQIKQMFDKIEVDYGGVDILVSNANMNFVPKSFIEQTWAEFSQKLNDEMHAAYVCAQHAATSMIEKKFGRIVFISSTLSEDPLPSFIAHGSAKGALDSFNKYLAQELGPHGITTNIVAPGLVLTDATSQAPDEFKEFIKSTTPTGTIAQPKDIANAVAFFIKDSSSHITGTYLPVCGGAYLS; translated from the coding sequence ATGGAAAAAAAGAATGTTCTTATAACAGGTGGAGCAAGAGGAATCGGAGCAGCAGTTGCAAAAGAAGTTGCCAGAAAAGGATACAGAGTATTTATAAATTACGTAAACAGCACTCAAGTTGCAAATGAGTTGGCTTCTGATATAAATTTAAACGGTGGAGAAGCTCATACTATTCAAACAGATGTTAGAGACGATGCTCAAATCAAACAAATGTTTGATAAAATCGAAGTTGATTACGGAGGTGTTGATATTCTTGTTTCAAATGCAAATATGAATTTCGTACCTAAATCTTTTATTGAACAAACATGGGCAGAGTTTTCTCAAAAATTAAATGATGAAATGCATGCAGCATATGTTTGTGCCCAACATGCGGCAACATCAATGATAGAAAAAAAATTCGGTCGTATAGTTTTTATTTCTAGTACTTTATCGGAAGATCCTTTACCTAGTTTTATTGCTCACGGTTCGGCAAAAGGAGCATTGGACTCTTTTAATAAATATCTGGCACAAGAGTTAGGACCTCATGGAATTACTACTAATATAGTAGCACCTGGATTAGTTTTAACAGATGCAACAAGTCAGGCACCCGATGAGTTTAAAGAGTTTATCAAATCAACAACTCCTACAGGAACAATTGCCCAACCTAAAGATATTGCAAATGCAGTAGCTTTTTTTATAAAAGATTCTAGCTCTCATATTACTGGAACTTATCTTCCTGTATGCGGTGGAGCTTACCTCTCTTAA